The Nicotiana tabacum cultivar K326 chromosome 14, ASM71507v2, whole genome shotgun sequence genome contains a region encoding:
- the LOC107788637 gene encoding uncharacterized protein LOC107788637, whose product MARSTAHLVVGLGIVLLMFIIATVEATPPGIADHPSHSHCSDDEIKQCKNLPHVCPKFCPNGCITECRSCKPICIDGSVPPPDDHGSSKLPPSSPPKEKTPPSPSPPKENTPPPPSPPKEKTPSPSPPKEKTPPHNGNDHDHDGDGDDHDHEGDGDNHGSGSHTGAPLPPSSPPKEKTPPPSPPKEKTPPHDGDDHDHDGDGDDHGSGSHTGPPPPHSSPPKERTPPPSPPKEKTPPHDGDDHDHDGDGDDHGSRSHTGPPPPHSSPPKERTPPPSPPKEKTPPHDGDDHDHDGDGDDHGSRSHTGPPPPHSSPPKERTPPPSPPKEKTPPHDGDDHDHDGDGDDHGSRSHTGLPPPHSSPPKEKNPPPSPPKEKTPPHDGDDHDDDGDDHGSGSHTGPPPPPSSPPKEKTPPSLSPQYPPKEKTPPHDGDDHDHDGDHGSGSTPPPSPPKEATPPPSPPKGSTPPLPSPPKEVTPPPSPPKESTPPPPKEVTPPPPSPPNEATPPPSTPPKETTPPPSLPPSSPPSSSPPLPPSSPPPPSSGSPPPPTYPSPTPKPPTPKKVKCKNKFYPSCYAVQHVCPSSCPTSCQVDCVTCKPVCKCDKPGAVCQDPRFIGGDGITFYFHGKKDKDFCLVSDPEFHINAHFIGRRNENMKRDFTWVQSIAILYNTHKISIGALKTSTWDDSIDRLSLHFDSETIFLPDIEGAMWQSETLPIISITRISNTNDVVVEVENVLKITAKVVPITKHESRVHNYGITNDDCFAHLELGFKFVSLSDQVSGVLGQTYRKDYVSKVKMGALMPIMGGDKNFATSSLFDTDCTVARFQESGKQSDNKDLLNLELPSLSCNSGIYGRGVVCKR is encoded by the exons ATGGCTAGATCAACAGCTCACTTAGTTGTGGGTTTGGGAATTGTGTTGCTAATGTTTATAATAGCAACGGTAGAAGCAACTCCCCCTGGAATAGCTGATCATCCAAGCCATTCTCATTGCTCAGATGATGAGATAAAGCAATGTAAAAATCTTCCACATGTTTGTCCCAAATTTTGTCCCAATGGCTGCATAACTGAGTGTCGATCTTGCAAGCCTATTTGTATTGATGGCTCAGTGCCACCTCCTGATGATCACGGTTCGTCAAAACTGCCACCATCATCTCCTCCAAAGGAAAAAACTCCACCATCCCCATCTCCTCCGAAGGAAAACACTCCACCACCCCCATCTCCTCCCAAGGAAAAAACTCCATCCCCATCTCCTCCCAAGGAAAAAACTCCACCACACAATGGTAATGACCACGATCATGATGGTGATGGTGATGATCATGATCACGAGGGTGATGGTGATAATCATGGTTCAGGATCTCACACTGGCGCACCTCTACCACCTTCATCTCCTCCCAAGGAAAAAACTCCACCCCCATCTCCTCCGAAGGAAAAAACTCCACCACACGATGGTGATGACCACGATCATGATGGTGATGGTGATGATCATGGTTCAGGATCTCACACTGGCCCACCTCCACCACATTCATCTCCTCCCAAGGAAAGAACTCCACCCCCATCTCCTCCGAAGGAAAAAACTCCACCACACGATGGTGATGACCACGATCATGATGGTGATGGTGATGATCATGGTTCAAGATCTCACACTGGCCCACCTCCACCACATTCATCTCCTCCCAAGGAAAGAACTCCACCCCCATCTCCTCCGAAGGAAAAAACTCCACCACACGATGGTGATGACCACGATCATGATGGTGATGGTGATGATCATGGTTCAAGATCTCACACTGGCCCACCTCCACCACATTCATCTCCTCCCAAGGAAAGAACTCCACCCCCATCTCCTCCGAAGGAAAAAACTCCACCACACGATGGTGATGACCACGATCATGATGGTGATGGTGATGATCATGGTTCAAGATCTCACACTGGCCTACCTCCACCACATTCGTCTCCTCCCAAGGAAAAAAATCCACCCCCATCTCCTCCGAAGGAAAAAACTCCACCACACGATGGTGATGATCacgatgatgatggtgatgatcATGGTTCAGGATCTCACACTGGCCCACCTCCACCACCTTCATCTCCTCCCAAGGAAAAAACTCCACCCTCATTATCACCCCAATATCCTCCCAAGGAAAAGACTCCACCACATGATGGTGATGACCACGATCATGATGGTGATCATGGCTCAGGATCAACTCCGCCACCATCTCCTCCCAAGGAAGCAACTCCACCACCATCTCCTCCCAAGGGATCAACTCCACCACTACCATCTCCTCCAAAAGAAGTAACTCCACCACCATCTCCTCCTAAGGAATCAACTCCACCACCTCCCAAAGAAGTAACTCCACCACCCCCCTCTCCTCCCAATGAAGCAACTCCACCACCCTCAACTCCTCCTAAGGAAACAACTCCACCGCCTTCTTTGCCACCCTCATCTCCTCCTTCATCTTCACCACCATTACCACCATCTTCTCCTCCACCACCCTCATCTGGTTCTCCACCCCCTCCTACGTATCCATCGCCCACTCCTAAACCACCCACACCAAAGAAGGTCAAGTGCAAGAACAAATTCTACCCCAGTTGTTATGCTGTCCAACATGTATGCCCAAGCTCTTGCCCTACAAGTTGTCAAGTTGATTGTGTCACCTGCAAGCCCGTTTGTA AGTGTGACAAGCCTGGAGCAGTTTGCCAAGATCCACGTTTTATTGGTGGAGATGGAATTACTTTCTACTTCCATGGCAAGAAAGACAAAGATTTTTGCTTAGTCTCAGACCCTGAATTCCATATCAATGCCCATTTCATAGGAAGAAGAAATGAAAACATGAAGAGAGATTTCACTTGGGTACAATCTATTGCTATCCTTTACAACACTCACAAAATCTCTATTGGTGCACTAAAAACATCAACATGGGATGATTCGATTGATCGTCTCTCTCTCCATTTCGACAGTGAAACTATATTCCTTCCTGATATTGAAGGTGCAATGTGGCAATCTGAAACTTTACCTATAATCTCCATTACCAGAATCAGCAACACTAATGACGTTGTCGTCGAAGTTGAAAATGTTCTTAAGATCACAGCTAAGGTTGTGCCCATAACAAAACATGAATCTCGAGTTCATAACTATGGCATAACTAATGATGATTGCTTTGCTCATCTTGAACTTGGGTTCAAATTTGTTTCTCTAAGTGATCAAGTGAGTGGTGTTTTAGGGCAAACTTATAGAAAGGACTACGTAAGCAAAGTTAAGATGGGTGCTCTTATGCCTATAATGGGAGGTGACAAAAATTTTGCAACTTCAAGTCTCTTTGATACTGATTGTACTGTGGCTAGGTTTCAAGAAAGTGGAAAGCAGTCTGATAATAaggatttgttgaatttggaattgcCAAGTTTGAGTTGCAATAGTGGGATTTATGGACGTGGAGTTGTTTGCAAGCGTTAG